From the Leptospira sp. WS60.C2 genome, one window contains:
- the manA gene encoding mannose-6-phosphate isomerase, class I — translation MEKIPKVLFVSPLYKEKIWGGRKLESQLGRKIPEGLIGESWEVSVYGSDISPIQNSEFHNLPLTDLIKKAPNEVLGAPFAKSGLPLLVKVIDAREKLSVQVHPDDDYALKYDPKSNGKKECWYVLSADPGAELVVGFDIDTNRDEYESLVKQNLGEAVLKKWKVKPGDVFLLNPGTIHAIGGGVVLLEVQQSSDSTYRVYDYGRIGDDGKPRELHLEKALSVLQFHKSKGDEKLEKQLIGYHPFPRYSFTSNDKFRLESWEFDQAQNFTFSSLSEPKCFGIFFTISGSVYIPELQRVVGPNETFLVTATGFQETINAYAAPGTKLAYMSAGTDTVKYQ, via the coding sequence ATGGAAAAGATCCCTAAGGTTTTATTTGTATCCCCTCTTTATAAAGAAAAGATTTGGGGAGGCAGAAAACTAGAGTCCCAATTAGGACGTAAGATTCCAGAAGGACTCATTGGAGAATCTTGGGAAGTATCCGTATATGGCTCCGACATATCCCCCATTCAAAATTCCGAGTTCCATAACCTTCCCCTAACGGATCTCATCAAAAAAGCACCTAACGAAGTTTTGGGTGCCCCATTTGCTAAATCCGGATTACCTCTCCTAGTAAAAGTCATCGATGCAAGAGAAAAACTTTCCGTACAAGTTCACCCTGATGACGACTATGCCTTAAAATACGACCCAAAATCGAATGGAAAAAAAGAATGTTGGTACGTTTTGTCCGCAGATCCTGGAGCAGAACTTGTTGTTGGATTTGATATCGATACAAATCGCGATGAGTATGAATCTTTGGTGAAACAAAACTTAGGTGAAGCTGTTCTAAAGAAATGGAAAGTAAAACCTGGGGATGTATTTTTACTCAATCCAGGAACCATCCATGCCATTGGAGGAGGTGTTGTCTTATTAGAAGTGCAACAATCTTCCGATTCCACCTATCGTGTTTATGACTATGGTCGAATTGGTGATGATGGAAAACCAAGAGAACTTCATTTAGAGAAGGCTTTATCTGTTTTGCAGTTTCATAAATCAAAAGGAGATGAAAAATTAGAAAAACAACTGATTGGTTACCATCCTTTCCCTCGTTATAGTTTCACTTCCAACGATAAATTTCGTTTGGAATCATGGGAATTTGACCAAGCACAAAACTTCACTTTTTCTTCCTTATCTGAGCCAAAATGTTTTGGTATTTTTTTCACAATTTCCGGTTCCGTTTATATTCCAGAGTTACAACGTGTTGTAGGTCCCAATGAAACCTTCCTCGTAACGGCAACTGGATTTCAGGAAACCATTAATGCATACGCGGCACCAGGAACCAAGTTAGCATATATGTCTGCCGGAACCGATACTGTAAAATATCAATAG
- a CDS encoding pirin family protein produces MTKSLTGQQKDLGDNFIIRRVLPALEKRSIGPFVFFDHFGPVPVVTGEELVVRAHPHIGLATITFLYDGVITHRDSLAVEMDIRPNETNWMVAGSGIVHSERSKFDPKYEVLEGIQTWIALPKEKEQIPPSFQHLSESEIPVWKQNGITLRLLGGKFLGLESQAVVHSPLFYADIDIKLESEKIEWQLSESEEAGLYVARGAIESNGESYAMGSMVLFEKGSTVSFFAKQNSRLMLLGGEPLKEKRHLYWNFVATDQSLIELAKERWAKDEFPKVPKETDRIPLPN; encoded by the coding sequence ATGACAAAATCACTGACTGGACAACAAAAAGATTTAGGAGACAATTTTATCATCCGAAGGGTGTTACCTGCGTTGGAAAAACGATCCATCGGACCTTTTGTTTTCTTTGATCATTTTGGTCCCGTCCCTGTCGTCACAGGGGAAGAACTTGTTGTTCGTGCCCATCCTCATATCGGCCTTGCCACCATTACATTTTTATATGATGGTGTGATCACGCATAGAGATAGTTTGGCGGTAGAAATGGACATTCGCCCTAATGAAACCAACTGGATGGTGGCTGGATCTGGTATCGTACACAGTGAACGATCAAAATTTGATCCAAAGTATGAAGTTTTAGAAGGAATTCAAACTTGGATCGCTTTGCCAAAAGAGAAGGAACAAATTCCTCCCAGTTTTCAACATCTTTCTGAATCCGAAATCCCTGTCTGGAAACAAAATGGCATTACATTGAGATTGTTAGGTGGAAAATTTTTAGGACTAGAATCCCAGGCTGTTGTACATTCTCCTCTATTTTATGCTGATATCGATATCAAACTAGAATCAGAAAAAATTGAATGGCAACTTTCTGAATCCGAAGAAGCGGGTTTGTATGTGGCGCGTGGTGCGATCGAATCCAATGGGGAATCCTATGCAATGGGAAGTATGGTTTTGTTTGAGAAAGGATCAACAGTTTCCTTTTTTGCAAAACAAAACAGTCGTTTGATGCTCCTCGGTGGAGAACCATTAAAAGAAAAACGTCATTTGTATTGGAACTTTGTCGCTACAGACCAATCCTTGATTGAATTGGCAAAGGAAAGATGGGCAAAGGATGAATTTCCAAAAGTTCCAAAAGAAACCGATCGCATTCCTTTGCCCAACTAA
- a CDS encoding glycosyl hydrolase family 43 has protein sequence MNQHNIYWQLYQDDPIIKPGFPSPILADPSFLFPESCPDGLWHLFAHNIFGVLEYVSEDGIQWKKKKSIVRNAMRPFIFFEDGTYYLYYEKYKFLHVLMSWFPFRKWKSRIEVKTSTDLKSWSSPKTVIIPKFSFHKDPNFGESVSNPCLVKFGSKYRMYFSSSLVMIPDCGFCEPKYITVAEANSPLGPFSYFSDPIISPNEMDPFCNLGAGSIKVIPWKGRYLGFQNGIFWNPVRKESCSAILFLQSEDGINFDRINDTPILGPTGRGWKASHVYACDVKYSEAEKIFILYFNARDKAHWTQGKEAIGLFVGKVEETKCSPKKKTTKAKPKPKAKKSKRK, from the coding sequence TTGAACCAACATAATATCTATTGGCAACTCTACCAAGATGATCCGATCATCAAACCAGGATTTCCATCTCCGATCTTAGCTGATCCCAGTTTTCTATTTCCAGAATCTTGTCCAGATGGACTCTGGCATCTCTTTGCACATAACATCTTCGGTGTGTTAGAGTATGTTTCAGAAGATGGTATCCAATGGAAAAAAAAGAAGTCTATTGTTCGAAATGCAATGCGACCTTTTATTTTTTTTGAAGATGGAACTTACTATTTATATTATGAGAAATACAAATTTTTACACGTTCTTATGTCTTGGTTTCCATTTCGAAAATGGAAATCTAGAATTGAAGTAAAAACAAGTACGGATCTAAAATCATGGTCCAGTCCTAAAACTGTCATCATTCCTAAATTTTCATTTCACAAAGATCCAAACTTTGGAGAATCGGTGAGTAATCCCTGTTTGGTTAAGTTTGGAAGTAAGTACAGAATGTACTTTTCTTCCTCGCTTGTGATGATCCCTGATTGCGGCTTTTGTGAGCCTAAATACATTACAGTAGCGGAAGCAAATTCACCGTTAGGACCATTTTCTTATTTTTCGGATCCAATCATTTCTCCTAATGAAATGGATCCTTTTTGTAATTTGGGAGCAGGTTCCATCAAAGTGATTCCTTGGAAAGGAAGGTATTTAGGATTTCAAAATGGAATTTTTTGGAATCCAGTTCGGAAGGAATCTTGTTCGGCCATTCTATTTTTGCAAAGCGAAGATGGAATTAATTTTGATCGTATCAATGATACACCCATCCTTGGGCCAACGGGAAGAGGTTGGAAAGCAAGCCACGTGTATGCTTGTGATGTAAAATATTCAGAAGCTGAGAAAATATTCATCCTCTATTTTAATGCACGCGATAAAGCTCACTGGACCCAAGGAAAAGAAGCAATTGGTCTTTTTGTGGGAAAAGTGGAAGAAACAAAATGTTCACCCAAAAAGAAAACGACAAAAGCAAAACCGAAACCGAAAGCAAAGAAGTCTAAACGCAAATGA
- a CDS encoding SRPBCC family protein produces the protein MSLGRKISIGIIGIIAIPLVLAIFLPSSYQVERSIDITKPADEVFSFIRLLRNQEKYSVWAKRDPNMKKTFQGEDGKVGFISRWESQVKDVGVGEQEIKMINVDSMEMQTELRFYEPFEGTERSYMKVSSLDTKKSKVIWGFDGTMPYPFNLMLLFMNFEELIGNDFEEGLSNLKAVLEK, from the coding sequence ATGAGTCTCGGAAGAAAAATCTCAATCGGAATCATTGGTATCATCGCAATCCCACTTGTGTTAGCTATCTTTTTGCCATCTAGTTACCAAGTGGAACGATCGATTGATATAACAAAACCTGCGGATGAAGTTTTTAGTTTCATTCGTTTACTGAGGAACCAAGAGAAATACAGTGTATGGGCAAAACGTGATCCCAACATGAAAAAAACTTTTCAAGGTGAAGATGGTAAAGTTGGTTTCATCTCTCGTTGGGAAAGCCAAGTAAAAGATGTGGGAGTTGGCGAACAAGAGATCAAAATGATCAATGTCGACAGCATGGAAATGCAAACTGAACTTCGATTTTATGAACCATTCGAAGGAACGGAAAGAAGTTATATGAAAGTATCTTCCCTCGATACCAAAAAATCGAAAGTCATTTGGGGTTTTGATGGAACGATGCCATATCCATTTAATTTGATGTTACTCTTTATGAATTTTGAAGAATTGATTGGAAATGATTTTGAAGAAGGTCTTTCCAATCTAAAAGCAGTTTTAGAAAAGTAA
- a CDS encoding MFS transporter has protein sequence MYQSIRRWFAPAPAIPQKSKEEIQTLYPKYRFQVLESTFIGYTIYYLTRNNFSPVSKELGEALSYSKSDLGDILAVTAITYGIGKFFMGALSDRSNPKKFMAVGLLLTAILNFSFGFANHYWVHLFLWGANGLVQGMGWPPCGRSLGHWYSVRERGTTFAFWNIAHNIGGGLVGVVASHSASKLGWQYAFFVPGVIALLGSVYLYIRLVDTPQSEGLPPVEVYRNDFPPEEKEDHEKELTTKQLIVEQVLLNKYIWLFAIINFFVYIIRYSLIDWGPTYLKETKGADLLGGGYSTLILEFGGIGSTLLMGWVSDKFDGRRGMVSLLCIIPIFFAFLGILMNPPGNIWIDYVLFGLIGLFIYPPVMLLGVAGMDFTSKKAVGTAAGFIGLFGSLGRTAQGKGLAVLSTHYSWDVALGAILVSTLIAIFLLIFSWNLRPRG, from the coding sequence ATGTACCAATCCATTCGACGATGGTTTGCGCCAGCGCCAGCAATCCCACAGAAATCGAAAGAAGAGATTCAAACTCTTTATCCAAAATATAGATTCCAAGTTTTAGAATCAACTTTCATCGGTTATACGATCTATTATTTAACTCGTAATAACTTTTCTCCAGTTTCCAAAGAATTAGGAGAAGCATTATCATATTCAAAATCCGATTTAGGTGATATTTTAGCAGTGACTGCGATCACATATGGTATCGGTAAATTTTTTATGGGTGCTTTGTCTGATCGCTCCAATCCCAAAAAGTTTATGGCAGTAGGATTATTACTCACAGCCATTTTAAATTTTTCATTTGGATTTGCGAATCATTATTGGGTTCATCTTTTTTTGTGGGGTGCGAATGGACTCGTGCAAGGGATGGGCTGGCCACCTTGTGGAAGATCTCTGGGACATTGGTATTCCGTGCGAGAGAGGGGTACCACGTTTGCATTTTGGAATATTGCACATAATATTGGAGGAGGACTCGTCGGAGTGGTTGCCTCGCATTCTGCCTCAAAATTGGGATGGCAGTATGCCTTTTTTGTTCCAGGTGTCATTGCTCTTTTGGGTAGTGTTTACCTATACATTCGACTTGTAGACACTCCGCAATCAGAAGGTCTACCTCCCGTGGAAGTTTACCGTAATGATTTTCCACCTGAAGAGAAAGAGGACCATGAAAAGGAACTCACCACAAAACAACTTATCGTAGAGCAAGTGTTACTCAATAAATACATTTGGTTATTTGCAATCATCAATTTTTTTGTCTATATCATCCGCTACAGTTTGATTGATTGGGGACCCACCTATCTTAAAGAAACAAAAGGGGCAGACTTACTAGGAGGGGGATATTCAACTCTTATTTTAGAGTTTGGCGGAATCGGTTCGACTCTTTTAATGGGTTGGGTCTCTGACAAGTTTGATGGAAGAAGAGGGATGGTGAGTTTGCTATGTATCATTCCCATCTTTTTTGCTTTTTTGGGAATTCTGATGAATCCTCCAGGTAATATTTGGATCGACTATGTTCTGTTTGGTTTGATTGGATTGTTTATTTATCCACCAGTTATGTTGTTAGGTGTCGCTGGTATGGACTTTACCTCTAAAAAAGCAGTGGGTACAGCTGCTGGATTCATTGGACTGTTTGGCTCTCTTGGTCGGACAGCCCAAGGTAAAGGTCTTGCTGTGTTATCCACACACTATTCATGGGATGTGGCACTTGGCGCAATTTTGGTTTCGACATTGATTGCCATTTTTCTTCTGATTTTTAGTTGGAATTTGCGACCTAGAGGGTAA
- a CDS encoding cysteine synthase A yields the protein METEIRNGFIETIGNTPLIRIRSLSEETGCEILGKAEFLNPGGSVKDRAALYIIEDAEKKGLLKKGGTVVEGTAGNTGIGLTHICNAKGYKAIIVIPETQSKEKIEMLRTLGAEVILVPAVPYVDPGNYVRVSERIAKETPNSVWANQFDNLANRNAHYETTGPEIWKQTQGKIDVWTTSLGTGGTYAGTAMYLKSKNPNIKCIVADPYGSGVYSFVKTGTISIEGSSITEGIGQGRITKNMEGMPADDAVRIHDKEALEILQKVLKEDGLFMGGSVGINLASAYQIAKSLGPGHTIVTVLCDTGTKYQSKIYNPEFLKSKGLL from the coding sequence ATGGAAACTGAAATTAGAAACGGATTTATTGAAACAATTGGAAACACACCCCTCATCCGCATTCGTTCCTTAAGTGAAGAAACTGGATGCGAAATCCTCGGAAAAGCTGAGTTCTTAAACCCAGGGGGATCGGTAAAAGACAGGGCAGCACTTTATATCATCGAGGATGCAGAAAAGAAAGGCCTTTTAAAGAAGGGGGGAACCGTTGTCGAAGGTACAGCTGGCAATACTGGGATTGGACTCACTCATATTTGTAATGCGAAAGGATACAAAGCAATCATCGTCATTCCGGAAACACAATCCAAAGAGAAAATTGAAATGCTACGAACGTTAGGTGCAGAAGTGATCCTTGTGCCTGCCGTACCTTATGTGGATCCTGGCAATTACGTAAGAGTCTCTGAACGAATTGCAAAAGAAACACCCAATTCCGTTTGGGCGAATCAATTTGACAACCTTGCCAATCGGAATGCACACTATGAAACAACAGGTCCAGAAATTTGGAAACAAACCCAAGGTAAAATTGATGTTTGGACAACATCTCTTGGAACGGGTGGAACTTATGCAGGTACTGCTATGTATCTAAAATCTAAAAACCCAAACATAAAGTGCATTGTAGCAGATCCGTATGGATCCGGCGTGTATTCGTTTGTGAAGACAGGAACCATATCGATTGAAGGTTCCTCCATCACAGAAGGGATCGGACAAGGAAGAATCACAAAAAATATGGAAGGAATGCCTGCAGATGATGCCGTTCGCATCCATGACAAAGAAGCTTTGGAGATCTTACAAAAAGTGTTAAAAGAAGATGGTTTGTTTATGGGAGGGAGTGTTGGAATCAATTTGGCATCAGCCTATCAAATTGCAAAATCCTTAGGGCCAGGGCATACCATAGTCACCGTGTTATGTGATACAGGA